Proteins from one Pithys albifrons albifrons isolate INPA30051 chromosome 2, PitAlb_v1, whole genome shotgun sequence genomic window:
- the RHOB gene encoding rho-related GTP-binding protein RhoB, with protein MAAIRKKLVVVGDGACGKTCLLIVFSKDEFPEVYVPTVFENYVADIEVDGKQVELALWDTAGQEDYDRLRPLSYPDTDVILMCFSVDSPDSLENIPEKWVPEVKHFCPNVPIILVANKKDLRNDEHVRNELARMKQEPVRTEDGRAMAIRIQAYDYLECSAKTKEGVREVFETATRAALQKRYGTQNGCINCCKVL; from the coding sequence ATGGCCGCCATCCGCAAGaagctggtggtggtgggggaCGGTGCCTGTGGCAAGACTTGCCTCCTCATCGTCTTCAGCAAGGACGAGTTCCCCGAGGTGTACGTGCCCACCGTCTTCGAAAACTACGTGGCGGACATCGAGGTGGACGGCAAGCAGGTGGAGCTGGCCCTGTGGGACACGGCTGGGCAAGAGGACTATGACCGCCTGCGCCCCCTTTCCTATCCGGACACCGACGTGATTCTCATGTGCTTCTCCGTGGACAGCCCGGACTCGCTGGAGAACATCCCGGAGAAGTGGGTGCCCGAAGTCAAGCACTTCTGCCCCAACGTCCCAATCATCCTGGTGGCCAACAAGAAGGACCTGCGCAACGACGAGCACGTGCGGAACGAGCTGGCCCGCATGAAGCAGGAGCCGGTGCGCACCGAGGACGGCCGCGCCATGGCCATCCGCATCCAGGCCTACGACTACCTGGAGTGCTCGGCCAAGACCAAGGAGGGTGTCCGGGAGGTCTTCGAGACGGCCACCCgggcagccctgcagaagcGCTACGGCACCCAGAACGGCTGCATCAACTGCTGCAAAGTCCTATAG